cgggggcaggaccgggaccgggaccgggaccgggggcaGGACCGGGACCGGGGGCAGGAACGGGaacgggaccgggaccggggacaggaccgggaccgggggcaggaccgggaccgggaccgggggcaGGAatgggaccgggaccgggaccgggggcaggaccgggaccgggggcaggaccgggaccgggaccgggggcaGGAatgggaccgggaccgggaccgggggcaggaccgggaccgggaccgggggcagcgggcgggcgccggtgggaTGCGGGGTCCCGCTCGCCGGGCTGACGGCCGGTGCCCCGCAGCCATGAAGAGGAGGGTGAGCATCGGCCTcgtgctggccgccgccgccgcctgcctggcccggcccgcggccgagGCGCCCCGCTGGCCCCGGGCTGCGCCGCTGCACCACGACCGCgaccgccccgcgccgccgcccgagcAGCAGCACCTCGTCTCGCTGCTGCTGCCGCAGCTCCTGGCAGGtaccggccggcccgcccgccctgccgccccggcggggccccgggcggcgcTGAGCTGTCCCCCCCTTGTCCCCGCAGAGCTGAGCAGCCAGCCAGGCTACCTGCACGGCGACGCGGGCGCCGAGGCCCTGCACGACCACTACTACTACTACCCCGACTGGATGGACTTTGGCCGCCGCAGCGCCGAAGACTCGGCCAGCGGCTCCTAGCCGCTGGGCTGGCCCGCAGAGCACGAGCACGCTCGCTGCATGCTTCGCCCTGCAATAAAGCTTTGGCACTACAGCCCCGCTGCTtgctatatatatctatataggcTTTTTCCCAGGAAAAGCTGGGGGAGATTGcgtgcccagcctgccccaggtcCACAGGCAGGACggggggagcagcagggccagggctgagtACGCCCAGCCCCAGCGCGGGGCCACCCATCCTGCTGGGAAATCCCAGCCCACCCCAGAGAGCAGAGCCGGCCGGGACTGGCAGGATTCACCCCCCTGAGCCCTGCCGGGAAGCACCAAGCAGGGACCTGGCAGGATTCACCCCCCCGAGCCCCGCCGGGAAGCACCAAGCAGGGACCTGGCAGGAttcacccccccagccccaccgggaAGCAGCAGGCAGGGACCCGACAGGAAAGGCCGAGCGGCTGCAAACACGGCACACGGGAGCTGCTTCACGGCGGCGTCACCTTTATTGGCCAGGGCTGAGCCTGGGGCGAGGGCTGCGCCGGCAGCG
The sequence above is a segment of the Struthio camelus isolate bStrCam1 chromosome 25, bStrCam1.hap1, whole genome shotgun sequence genome. Coding sequences within it:
- the LOC138062213 gene encoding gastrin/cholecystokinin-like peptide, which produces MKRRVSIGLVLAAAAACLARPAAEAPRWPRAAPLHHDRDRPAPPPEQQHLVSLLLPQLLAELSSQPGYLHGDAGAEALHDHYYYYPDWMDFGRRSAEDSASGS